A portion of the bacterium genome contains these proteins:
- a CDS encoding KGG domain-containing protein — protein sequence MAGTKAGGAKAAATNKAKYGKDFYAMIGRKGGKNGTTGGFAANRELAREAGRKGGRISRRGPAKKSIVANEISETTNIAVRIGE from the coding sequence ATGGCTGGAACAAAAGCAGGTGGCGCAAAGGCTGCTGCAACAAATAAAGCAAAATATGGTAAAGATTTTTACGCAATGATTGGGCGAAAGGGTGGTAAAAACGGAACGACTGGTGGCTTTGCTGCCAACCGCGAACTCGCTCGTGAGGCTGGTAGAAAGGGCGGTCGAATCTCTCGTCGCGGACCAGCAAAGAAATCAATCGTGGCGAATGAAATTTCTGAAACCACAAACATCGCCGTTCGAATTGGCGAGTAA
- a CDS encoding S1 RNA-binding domain-containing protein: MATAKKLTMDELLASAEINQLTQGEIVEGVILSVKKHEILVDLGARGVGMVPRREAGFSRNLTEGEEVTASVVDSEMDNGLVLLSLRKAAKDRGWEEVLAKLESGEIIEVVPFDANRGGLLVEYEGIRGFLPVSQLSAEHYPRVGASDKDEILSRLNALINKSIAVRILDADRKTNKLIFSEKEAIKDGLNERFESLKIGDEVEGVVTGVVDFGVFVNIEGIEGLVHISEISWERVNNPKDYVKIGDSIKAKIIAIDKDRLSLSMKQLTEDPWLTEVEQFKKGSKVEGTVTRITPFGAFVQISPAIEALVHVSELGKGNDVNPENIFTLNERKDFVVIDIDKDGRKISLSLAK; the protein is encoded by the coding sequence ATGGCAACAGCCAAAAAACTAACTATGGACGAATTGTTGGCGTCCGCAGAAATCAACCAACTAACTCAGGGAGAGATCGTTGAAGGTGTTATCCTTTCCGTCAAAAAGCATGAAATTTTGGTGGATTTGGGTGCGCGAGGCGTAGGTATGGTCCCACGCCGAGAAGCAGGATTCTCTCGCAATTTAACAGAAGGTGAAGAAGTTACCGCCAGCGTAGTTGACTCAGAGATGGACAACGGCTTGGTATTGCTTTCTCTCCGCAAAGCCGCAAAAGATCGCGGTTGGGAAGAAGTTCTCGCTAAACTCGAAAGCGGCGAAATCATCGAAGTTGTGCCTTTCGATGCAAATCGAGGTGGACTACTTGTAGAATACGAAGGAATCCGCGGATTCTTGCCAGTTTCTCAATTGTCTGCTGAGCATTACCCACGAGTTGGCGCAAGCGACAAGGATGAGATTTTGAGCCGTCTTAACGCGCTCATCAACAAGTCTATCGCTGTTCGAATTCTCGATGCTGACCGAAAGACCAACAAGTTGATCTTCAGCGAAAAAGAAGCCATCAAAGATGGCCTCAACGAGCGATTCGAAAGCCTCAAAATCGGCGATGAAGTTGAAGGCGTCGTAACTGGCGTTGTAGACTTTGGAGTTTTCGTCAATATCGAAGGTATCGAAGGTCTTGTCCACATCTCAGAAATTTCTTGGGAACGTGTAAATAATCCAAAAGACTACGTCAAGATCGGCGACAGCATCAAGGCTAAAATTATTGCTATCGACAAGGATCGTCTCAGCCTTTCGATGAAGCAACTAACAGAAGATCCTTGGCTTACAGAAGTTGAGCAATTCAAAAAAGGCTCAAAAGTTGAAGGAACTGTAACTCGAATCACACCTTTTGGTGCGTTCGTTCAGATTTCTCCAGCGATTGAAGCGCTTGTTCATGTTTCTGAACTTGGCAAAGGCAACGATGTCAACCCAGAGAACATTTTCACTCTTAACGAGCGAAAAGACTTTGTCGTTATCGACATCGACAAAGACGGCCGAAAGATTTCATTGTCTTTGGCTAAATAA
- the infB gene encoding translation initiation factor IF-2: MNQKKIVNITDSITVDELAGALNLPVTTLIGELFKNGIVATINQRIDFETATIIVEELGLGDVELQKKEKASAVSSKLERKREISENAEPRPPIVAVMGHVDHGKTTLLDTILSTKTVSGEAGGITQHISAYQTVRNGRPITLLDTPGHEAFAALRQHGATLTDVVVIVVAADDGVKPQTIEAIRFAQNANAKIVVAINKMDKDTANPDLVKGQLAERGLMPEEWGGDTIMVPISALKGDGIDNLLDMVLLTADMEELRADTGIPAEGLVIESHMEVGKGSVVSLLVEQGDIKQGDFLIAGTTYGKVRTLLDFKGENMKKAGPSTPVTVTGFKELPQFGDIFKIVKNEKEARNLAQAAKIEAAQNAATANTTSADLLKMMTQKRDAEDFNIVIKADVQGSLTSVSDSLRLIDTGGEVNLSVVGSGIGNITENDIHLAAAGENTIIYGFNVELPPAIKKIATRDRVEVRIYKVIYELLDDARQEIEKLLAPEVVEMEIGSLEVKGVFRTMKEEIIAGGEVKSGKVYAGLLARVIRKKEILAEVELSSVQRQQQEAKDVIEGEMCGLSLKTQKKIQLEIGDRLEFFTREVVARKLKG; encoded by the coding sequence ATGAATCAAAAGAAAATCGTCAATATTACAGATTCAATTACAGTTGATGAACTTGCGGGTGCGTTGAATTTACCTGTAACCACTCTGATTGGTGAACTTTTCAAAAACGGCATTGTTGCTACAATTAACCAACGGATCGATTTCGAGACAGCCACAATCATTGTCGAGGAACTCGGGCTTGGAGATGTTGAACTTCAGAAGAAAGAAAAGGCTTCGGCTGTTTCTTCGAAGTTAGAAAGAAAGCGAGAAATATCTGAAAATGCCGAGCCTCGTCCGCCGATTGTTGCGGTAATGGGCCACGTTGACCACGGTAAGACGACGCTTCTTGACACAATTCTCAGCACAAAAACTGTTAGCGGTGAGGCGGGTGGAATTACCCAGCACATTTCCGCTTATCAGACTGTTCGAAACGGTCGTCCTATCACTCTTCTTGATACTCCTGGGCACGAGGCTTTTGCGGCGCTTAGACAGCACGGAGCAACTCTAACTGATGTAGTGGTAATTGTTGTGGCTGCAGATGATGGTGTTAAGCCCCAGACAATTGAGGCGATTCGCTTTGCGCAAAACGCCAACGCCAAGATTGTCGTTGCTATCAATAAAATGGATAAAGATACTGCCAATCCAGATCTTGTTAAAGGTCAACTTGCCGAGCGTGGCTTAATGCCAGAAGAGTGGGGTGGAGATACTATTATGGTGCCAATTTCTGCTCTCAAGGGTGATGGAATTGATAATCTTCTCGATATGGTGCTTTTGACTGCTGATATGGAAGAACTCCGCGCCGACACTGGTATTCCTGCTGAAGGGCTTGTGATCGAATCTCATATGGAAGTTGGTAAAGGCTCGGTTGTTTCTCTTCTTGTGGAGCAGGGCGATATCAAGCAGGGTGATTTTCTTATCGCTGGCACAACTTACGGAAAAGTTAGAACTCTTCTTGATTTCAAAGGTGAGAATATGAAAAAGGCTGGACCTTCCACTCCAGTTACGGTTACTGGATTCAAGGAACTTCCACAATTTGGCGATATTTTCAAGATTGTAAAAAATGAAAAAGAAGCGCGAAATTTGGCTCAAGCCGCCAAGATTGAAGCCGCCCAGAATGCCGCTACCGCCAACACTACCTCTGCTGATCTCTTAAAGATGATGACACAAAAGCGCGATGCGGAAGATTTTAATATTGTTATTAAAGCGGATGTTCAGGGTTCTCTGACCTCTGTTTCTGACAGTCTCAGGCTCATCGATACTGGTGGAGAGGTTAATCTTAGCGTAGTCGGATCAGGTATTGGTAATATTACTGAAAACGATATCCATCTCGCTGCCGCAGGTGAAAATACAATTATTTACGGATTTAACGTTGAACTTCCGCCTGCTATTAAAAAAATCGCTACTCGCGATCGTGTCGAAGTTCGAATTTATAAAGTTATTTATGAACTTCTTGATGATGCGCGTCAAGAAATAGAAAAACTTCTTGCGCCCGAAGTTGTCGAAATGGAAATTGGCTCACTTGAGGTTAAGGGTGTTTTCCGCACAATGAAAGAAGAGATCATTGCTGGTGGCGAGGTAAAATCTGGTAAAGTTTATGCTGGTCTGCTTGCGCGAGTTATCCGCAAGAAAGAGATTCTTGCAGAAGTTGAACTTTCTAGCGTTCAGCGCCAACAGCAAGAAGCTAAAGACGTTATCGAAGGAGAAATGTGTGGTCTTTCTCTAAAAACTCAGAAGAAAATCCAACTAGAAATCGGCGATCGCCTAGAATTCTTCACTCGAGAAGTTGTAGCTCGAAAGCTCAAAGGCTAA
- a CDS encoding DUF5663 domain-containing protein produces the protein MFELDEKFFEEIGVNQMPESERSAFKSHIQEEVEVRVGERISDGMPMEKLEEFEMIIDGNADFVQSWIFGNAPNYRDDEIYQAFVRQNGGAEGVNVITEYAGMKWLQLNRPDFAQIVQDVTSEMKTELRENISKIIG, from the coding sequence ATGTTTGAATTAGATGAGAAATTTTTTGAAGAAATTGGCGTAAATCAAATGCCTGAGTCGGAGCGCTCTGCGTTCAAATCGCACATTCAAGAAGAGGTTGAAGTGCGCGTTGGAGAGAGAATTTCTGACGGTATGCCAATGGAAAAACTTGAAGAATTCGAGATGATTATTGACGGAAATGCGGATTTTGTGCAGAGTTGGATTTTTGGCAATGCACCAAACTATCGTGATGACGAGATTTATCAGGCGTTTGTACGTCAAAATGGTGGCGCGGAAGGCGTTAATGTTATAACAGAATATGCCGGCATGAAGTGGCTCCAACTTAATCGTCCAGATTTTGCGCAAATTGTTCAAGATGTGACTTCAGAGATGAAGACGGAACTTCGAGAAAATATCTCTAAAATTATTGGTTAA
- the fmt gene encoding methionyl-tRNA formyltransferase: MKNSRPIVFFGTEDFSAASLEALISKGFEVAAVVTKPDSKKGRGQKLTPPKVKIIAEKHQIRVLQPSKMAEIVPFVESLPIRPIGVLVSFGRIIPQSIIDLFDGGIINVHPSLLPKYRGPSPIESAILNGDDTTGISIMGLTKDMDAGPIYIQSEFPISSQVTAKTLYEMCESKGATLLSQSLEQIMRGDILPSEQNHKQATYCSLLSKNDALLDPSRLTADQAERQIRAFEIFPKSKIEIGENTVIVNSAEVCDISSSSPLEIKFKDGKFLKILTLTAPSGKKISAEEFARGYLR, translated from the coding sequence ATGAAGAATAGCCGTCCGATCGTCTTTTTCGGTACGGAAGATTTTTCTGCAGCCAGTCTTGAGGCACTTATTTCGAAAGGCTTTGAAGTAGCAGCGGTTGTCACTAAACCCGATTCAAAAAAAGGTCGTGGACAAAAACTCACCCCGCCAAAAGTCAAAATAATCGCTGAAAAACACCAAATACGCGTCCTACAGCCCTCAAAAATGGCAGAAATCGTCCCATTTGTAGAAAGCCTTCCAATACGCCCAATCGGTGTTCTGGTGAGTTTTGGCCGGATTATTCCGCAATCAATCATTGACCTTTTCGACGGCGGAATTATCAATGTTCATCCTTCACTTTTGCCAAAATATCGAGGTCCAAGCCCAATAGAAAGCGCGATTCTCAATGGAGATGATACAACTGGTATCTCAATAATGGGCCTAACCAAAGACATGGATGCGGGACCAATCTACATCCAATCGGAGTTTCCAATTTCTAGCCAAGTAACCGCCAAGACTCTTTACGAAATGTGCGAGTCCAAAGGTGCAACTCTTCTATCTCAGTCGCTTGAGCAAATCATGCGCGGCGACATTCTACCATCTGAGCAAAATCACAAACAGGCCACCTACTGCTCTCTTTTGTCCAAAAATGACGCTCTGCTCGATCCTTCCAGATTAACTGCCGATCAAGCAGAAAGGCAAATCCGCGCCTTCGAGATTTTCCCCAAAAGTAAGATAGAAATTGGAGAAAATACAGTGATTGTTAATTCCGCTGAAGTTTGCGATATTTCAAGCAGTTCACCTCTTGAAATCAAATTCAAGGACGGCAAATTCTTAAAAATCCTAACTCTAACCGCTCCAAGTGGTAAAAAAATATCGGCAGAAGAATTTGCTCGTGGATACTTGAGATAA
- the def gene encoding peptide deformylase, which produces MKAENIITLPNPNLRKKAERVHFINDEIRQIIQDMIDASLDWEKHHPHEISAALAAPQIDQLYKIVIVRADLDDKSNQEFVALINPEIVKFEGKIVEDFEGCLSIKGIYGKVPRHSKIRVKALDINGEEIRIKAQDFLARVLQHEIDHTNGVLFIDHIRDKKHAFYQLNDRGELQPLNYEKDIKNNQDLWEDLDEE; this is translated from the coding sequence ATGAAAGCAGAAAATATTATCACCCTACCCAATCCAAATCTCAGAAAAAAGGCGGAGAGAGTTCATTTTATAAATGATGAAATCAGGCAAATTATTCAAGATATGATCGATGCAAGCCTCGACTGGGAAAAGCACCACCCGCATGAGATATCGGCGGCGCTAGCGGCCCCACAGATCGATCAACTTTACAAAATCGTGATCGTTCGTGCGGATCTTGATGATAAGTCCAACCAAGAATTTGTCGCACTCATCAACCCAGAAATTGTCAAATTTGAAGGTAAAATTGTCGAAGATTTTGAGGGCTGTCTCTCGATCAAAGGAATTTACGGAAAAGTCCCCCGCCACAGCAAAATCCGCGTTAAGGCGCTAGATATCAATGGCGAGGAGATTCGTATCAAGGCGCAAGACTTCCTTGCGAGAGTTCTTCAGCATGAGATTGACCATACCAATGGTGTGCTATTTATCGATCATATCAGGGACAAAAAGCACGCATTTTATCAACTCAACGACCGCGGAGAACTTCAGCCATTAAATTACGAGAAAGACATCAAGAACAATCAAGATTTGTGGGAGGATTTGGATGAAGAATAG
- the priA gene encoding primosomal protein N' — MKYWEIAPIKIVRDGAEFFTYFSCEEVSRGDIVEIPVGSKKMIGVVWREVEKPDFETKEISRIISKNLPEHILRSAEWMRDFYATPLPQILSGILPTGISKNRRISKKSEQKISSIDNSPCINFLYNQEQIEAIEKLDKISSGTTLIHGITGSGKTEIYINQAKKMLFEKQKSAIILVPEIALTSQLVANFSREFSNIKIIHSRLTEAERHKIWLSILNDAEPQLIIGARSAIFSPVKNLGLIVIDECHEPTFRQDQTPKYSALRAASFLAKQFQIKAIFGSATPSVEDYFLADIAEKNGGNPIIRLKNLAKSTAQPPDIHLIDISKKENLKHRFFSNKLLEEMKKTLKEGKQVLIYHNRRGSASITMCHNCGWQALCKNCFLPMTLHHDKHILASHICGHREKVPLVCPDCGEPEIIHKGIGTKMIEEEIRKIFPDKKIARFDADSGKEETVEKLYVEIRSGEIDIIIGTQVIAKGLDLPLLKTVVVVQADAGLSLPDFNSSERNFQLLSQVVGRVGRHDDDTNAVIQTYQPDAPSIKLGINQDYDGFYNFEIKNREAQNYPPFVHMLRLTCVYKTEKSAVANAQKAAKKIREEFSGKVQIFGPTPAFYERVGDTYRWQIVIKSKKRAHLTQIARQFQTKAHWRADLDGGLI; from the coding sequence ATGAAATATTGGGAAATCGCACCAATCAAAATTGTCCGTGACGGAGCGGAATTTTTTACTTATTTTTCTTGCGAAGAAGTTTCTCGTGGCGATATTGTCGAAATTCCTGTTGGCTCAAAAAAGATGATAGGCGTGGTTTGGCGCGAAGTCGAAAAGCCCGATTTCGAAACAAAAGAAATCTCAAGAATAATCTCAAAAAATCTCCCAGAACATATTTTGAGATCTGCCGAGTGGATGAGAGATTTTTACGCTACACCCTTACCACAGATTTTGAGCGGAATTTTACCGACCGGAATATCAAAAAACCGCCGAATTTCAAAAAAGTCTGAACAAAAAATTTCTTCAATCGACAACAGTCCTTGTATAAATTTTTTATACAACCAAGAACAGATTGAAGCCATTGAAAAACTCGACAAAATCTCGAGCGGAACGACACTCATTCACGGCATCACGGGCTCTGGAAAAACTGAAATTTACATAAATCAAGCCAAAAAAATGCTTTTCGAAAAGCAAAAATCAGCCATAATTTTAGTTCCAGAAATCGCTCTAACTTCGCAACTCGTCGCCAATTTTTCGCGAGAATTTTCGAACATAAAAATAATCCATTCGCGCTTAACTGAAGCCGAACGGCACAAAATTTGGCTTTCAATTCTCAACGATGCCGAGCCTCAACTTATCATTGGAGCGCGTTCGGCGATTTTTTCGCCAGTTAAAAATCTTGGCTTAATTGTGATTGATGAGTGTCACGAGCCGACTTTCAGGCAAGATCAAACGCCCAAATATTCTGCGCTTCGAGCGGCGAGTTTTTTGGCGAAACAGTTCCAAATTAAAGCGATTTTTGGCTCAGCAACGCCATCAGTCGAAGATTATTTTCTCGCGGATATTGCCGAAAAAAATGGTGGCAATCCAATAATTCGACTTAAAAATCTCGCCAAATCAACCGCCCAGCCACCCGATATCCACCTTATAGATATTTCAAAAAAGGAAAATTTGAAGCACCGATTTTTTTCAAACAAACTTCTCGAAGAGATGAAAAAAACTCTTAAAGAAGGTAAGCAGGTCCTGATTTATCACAACCGTCGCGGATCGGCGAGCATTACAATGTGTCATAATTGCGGCTGGCAAGCGCTATGCAAGAATTGCTTTCTACCGATGACGCTTCATCATGATAAGCATATTTTGGCGAGCCATATTTGCGGCCATAGAGAGAAAGTTCCCCTAGTCTGCCCAGATTGTGGCGAGCCAGAAATCATACACAAAGGCATTGGCACCAAAATGATTGAAGAAGAGATACGCAAGATTTTTCCTGATAAAAAAATCGCACGCTTTGACGCGGATTCAGGCAAAGAAGAAACCGTCGAAAAACTCTACGTAGAAATTCGAAGTGGCGAAATCGACATCATCATCGGCACGCAAGTCATCGCCAAAGGACTTGATTTGCCATTACTTAAGACCGTAGTTGTCGTTCAGGCTGATGCTGGATTGAGTTTGCCTGATTTTAATTCGAGCGAACGAAATTTTCAACTTCTATCACAAGTTGTTGGGAGAGTTGGGCGTCATGACGACGACACCAATGCGGTGATTCAGACTTACCAGCCCGATGCGCCTTCGATAAAATTGGGCATAAATCAAGATTACGATGGTTTCTATAATTTCGAAATTAAAAATCGTGAAGCCCAAAATTACCCGCCCTTCGTTCATATGCTAAGATTGACCTGTGTTTATAAAACTGAAAAATCCGCCGTAGCAAATGCGCAAAAAGCGGCGAAGAAAATTCGAGAGGAATTTAGCGGAAAGGTCCAGATTTTTGGCCCAACACCTGCATTTTATGAGCGAGTTGGCGACACTTATCGCTGGCAAATTGTAATCAAAAGCAAAAAACGCGCACACCTCACACAGATCGCACGGCAATTTCAGACTAAAGCCCACTGGCGGGCAGATTTGGATGGCGGGCTGATTTAA
- a CDS encoding ArsR family transcriptional regulator, which translates to MVDLDIFITSRVKRKLVVFFVSYPAIKMHSRGLAKLLKEDAGNVQRELLKLEKAGFLTKEKKKNTFVFSVKTDFLFFSELQSIVVKVRTQHKNAAKLTAQKSE; encoded by the coding sequence ATGGTAGATTTGGATATTTTTATCACATCACGAGTTAAACGCAAGTTGGTTGTGTTTTTTGTATCGTATCCTGCCATAAAAATGCACTCGCGGGGGCTTGCTAAACTTTTGAAAGAAGATGCCGGTAATGTTCAACGTGAACTTTTGAAGTTGGAAAAGGCTGGCTTTTTAACTAAAGAAAAAAAGAAAAATACTTTTGTGTTTTCAGTTAAAACTGATTTTTTGTTCTTTTCAGAACTCCAATCTATTGTAGTTAAGGTCAGAACACAGCATAAAAATGCAGCCAAATTGACCGCGCAAAAATCGGAGTAG
- the recJ gene encoding single-stranded-DNA-specific exonuclease RecJ codes for MTSKEIVEKILSRRGISQENLDAFLNPDYENQSDPFLLPDMEKAVDRLVRAREKQEKITIYGDYDVDGVSASALILDAFEKFGFENVDFFLPDRFRDGYGMNERGVRELAERGTKLILTVDCGSLNHAEIDIAQQFGIDTIVTDHHNIAQVQPNAIAVVNPRRAENRYAGAEKFAGVGVAFKLVQALQTRLSGLDSGQEKWLLDLVALGTVCDIMEQTIENRQNTFFGLKVLEKTRRAGLKSLLAYAGISKISSSTLGFVIGPRINSAGRLDSAEIALDLLTEKDPFLALEKAKNLDELNKRRRKFQSDALEIAIEKASKMENDKVLVVADENFNDGIIGIVASGLVEKFKRPVFVISIEGEVAKGSARSFGQFSASKLIDKAREVDGLIIKGGGHDAAAGVTLSTNKIDEFRKLANDFYDQLGLNREEEIASILPQTDIEIEDFSPINLELYDEISKLEPFGKGNEEPIFEIRNARVVARQDMGDKKQHIKLTLTDGENEMRMIKFNAPDEFKAEIGEKLRVQFSLSLNEWQGRKSVEGQILFLEREKL; via the coding sequence ATGACTTCGAAAGAGATTGTCGAAAAAATCTTATCTCGTCGTGGAATTTCTCAAGAGAATCTTGACGCTTTTTTAAATCCAGATTACGAAAATCAGAGCGACCCGTTTCTTTTACCAGATATGGAGAAAGCAGTCGATAGGCTTGTTCGGGCGAGAGAAAAGCAAGAAAAAATTACGATTTACGGCGATTACGATGTCGATGGCGTGAGTGCTTCTGCGCTGATTTTGGATGCTTTTGAAAAATTTGGTTTTGAGAATGTGGATTTTTTCTTGCCAGATAGATTCAGAGATGGTTATGGAATGAATGAGCGAGGCGTGAGAGAGTTGGCTGAGCGCGGAACTAAGTTAATTTTGACAGTCGACTGTGGCTCTCTTAATCACGCAGAGATTGACATTGCACAACAATTCGGTATAGACACAATCGTAACAGATCACCACAATATCGCCCAAGTCCAACCAAATGCCATCGCCGTAGTCAATCCTCGAAGGGCGGAAAACAGATATGCTGGCGCGGAGAAGTTTGCTGGAGTGGGCGTGGCTTTCAAGCTGGTTCAGGCTCTTCAAACTCGGCTTTCTGGGCTCGATAGTGGCCAAGAGAAATGGCTTCTTGATCTTGTTGCTCTTGGCACCGTCTGTGATATTATGGAGCAAACTATCGAAAATCGCCAAAATACGTTTTTTGGTCTAAAAGTTCTTGAAAAAACTCGCCGTGCGGGTCTAAAATCGCTTCTGGCCTACGCTGGAATTTCCAAAATTTCTTCTTCTACGCTCGGCTTTGTGATTGGGCCCAGGATCAACTCCGCTGGTCGGCTTGACTCTGCTGAAATCGCTCTCGACCTTTTGACTGAAAAAGATCCGTTTCTTGCACTCGAAAAAGCCAAAAATCTCGATGAACTCAATAAGCGCCGCCGTAAATTTCAATCTGATGCGCTCGAAATTGCCATAGAAAAGGCTTCGAAAATGGAGAACGACAAAGTTCTGGTTGTGGCGGATGAGAATTTCAACGACGGCATCATTGGCATTGTTGCGAGCGGACTTGTTGAAAAGTTCAAGCGGCCGGTTTTTGTAATCTCGATTGAAGGTGAAGTCGCCAAAGGATCGGCGCGAAGTTTTGGCCAATTTTCTGCTTCGAAATTGATTGATAAGGCGCGCGAAGTCGATGGTCTGATCATCAAGGGTGGCGGTCACGATGCGGCGGCTGGAGTGACACTTTCGACCAACAAAATTGATGAATTTCGAAAATTAGCCAACGATTTTTATGATCAACTTGGGCTAAATAGGGAAGAAGAAATTGCCTCAATCTTGCCGCAAACCGATATCGAAATTGAAGATTTCTCACCAATTAATCTTGAACTTTATGATGAAATTTCAAAGTTGGAGCCGTTTGGCAAAGGTAATGAAGAGCCGATTTTCGAAATTCGTAACGCCCGAGTTGTGGCTCGACAAGATATGGGCGATAAAAAGCAACACATAAAATTGACTTTAACTGATGGCGAGAACGAGATGAGAATGATAAAATTCAATGCGCCAGATGAGTTCAAGGCAGAGATTGGTGAAAAGTTACGTGTTCAATTCAGCCTTAGCCTGAATGAATGGCAAGGCAGAAAATCGGTTGAAGGACAAATTTTATTTTTAGAAAGGGAGAAATTATGA
- a CDS encoding glycosyltransferase family 4 protein, with protein sequence MKILLFRDDEKTFAKSGVGRAMKHQERALELAGVDFTFDKNADFDIVHLNTINPQSYFLAKKARKMGKKVVFHAHSTEEDFRNSFAFSNLLAPIFKKWLKKCYNTADILPTPTPYSKSLLEKYNLRPPIVPISNGIDLEKFAPDDKKIAKFRKYFNLSKNQKVVISVGHYFERKGLPDFCEVARQFPEVKFIWFGYTVPALLTENVKKAIKNKPENVILPGYIDGEIIQGAFSSADLFFFPSYEETEGIVVLEALASKCQVLVRDIGVYDGWLVKNKNCFMGENNAEFTEKIRLYFDGLFDSTKEKGFEVAKERSLEKIGEQLRQIYSELLSK encoded by the coding sequence ATGAAAATTTTATTATTCAGAGATGATGAAAAAACTTTCGCCAAAAGTGGCGTTGGACGCGCAATGAAGCATCAAGAGCGCGCGCTTGAACTGGCTGGCGTTGATTTTACTTTTGATAAAAATGCCGATTTCGACATTGTTCATCTCAACACAATCAATCCGCAATCTTATTTTTTGGCAAAAAAAGCTCGAAAAATGGGCAAAAAAGTTGTTTTTCACGCGCACTCAACAGAGGAGGATTTTCGAAATTCTTTTGCGTTCTCTAATCTGCTTGCGCCGATTTTCAAGAAGTGGCTCAAAAAATGCTACAACACGGCGGATATTTTGCCAACGCCGACGCCTTATTCAAAGAGTTTGCTCGAAAAATACAATCTTCGGCCGCCGATTGTGCCGATTTCGAACGGTATTGATTTGGAGAAATTTGCGCCAGATGATAAAAAAATCGCCAAGTTTCGAAAATATTTCAACCTTTCGAAAAACCAAAAAGTTGTGATTTCGGTTGGACATTATTTTGAAAGAAAGGGTTTGCCAGATTTTTGCGAAGTCGCACGGCAATTTCCAGAGGTAAAATTTATTTGGTTTGGCTATACTGTGCCGGCGCTCCTCACTGAAAACGTAAAAAAAGCCATCAAAAACAAGCCAGAAAATGTGATTTTGCCCGGCTACATTGACGGCGAAATTATTCAGGGCGCGTTTTCGAGTGCGGATTTGTTTTTCTTCCCGAGCTACGAAGAAACTGAGGGGATTGTGGTTCTTGAGGCGCTTGCTTCAAAATGTCAGGTTTTGGTCAGAGATATTGGCGTTTATGACGGTTGGCTTGTTAAAAACAAGAACTGTTTTATGGGTGAAAATAACGCAGAATTTACGGAAAAAATTCGACTTTATTTTGACGGATTGTTTGATTCGACGAAAGAAAAAGGCTTCGAAGTTGCCAAAGAGCGAAGTTTGGAGAAAATCGGCGAACAGCTTCGACAAATTTACTCTGAACTTTTGTCAAAATAA
- a CDS encoding 30S ribosomal protein S21 translates to MSISVTRKDQKEANENIIRRFNRKVLQSGVLSEAKASMRFSKPISKSERRKKAIIRNERRAEKTMKMRLGIR, encoded by the coding sequence ATGAGTATTAGTGTAACAAGAAAAGACCAGAAGGAAGCGAACGAGAATATTATTCGCCGATTCAATCGCAAAGTTCTACAAAGTGGAGTTTTGAGCGAGGCTAAGGCGTCTATGCGATTTTCTAAGCCAATCAGCAAGTCTGAGCGCCGTAAAAAAGCGATCATCCGTAACGAGCGTCGTGCTGAAAAAACAATGAAAATGCGACTTGGTATTCGCTAA
- a CDS encoding GatB/YqeY domain-containing protein, whose amino-acid sequence MKDQINADLKTAMLARDSFTADTIKGLKAAILNEEVAKNKREEGLTDSEIEAVVAREVKKRKEAAALLDAERAENELREAEILAKYLPEMASEEEIRSFVEAEIAKLEEKSMKQMGAVMGAAKAKFGNSADGALLSQIVKELLSK is encoded by the coding sequence ATGAAAGATCAGATCAACGCAGATTTGAAAACCGCGATGTTGGCGCGCGATAGTTTTACCGCTGACACAATAAAGGGACTGAAAGCAGCAATTTTAAACGAAGAAGTGGCCAAAAACAAGCGCGAAGAAGGTTTGACCGACTCTGAGATTGAAGCGGTTGTAGCGCGAGAAGTTAAAAAGCGCAAAGAGGCTGCGGCACTTTTGGATGCCGAGCGCGCAGAAAATGAGTTGCGTGAGGCGGAGATTCTCGCAAAATATTTGCCAGAAATGGCGAGCGAAGAAGAAATCCGAAGTTTCGTCGAAGCAGAAATTGCCAAATTGGAAGAAAAATCGATGAAGCAAATGGGTGCGGTAATGGGTGCCGCTAAGGCGAAATTTGGAAATTCAGCCGACGGCGCGCTTCTTTCGCAAATTGTTAAGGAATTGCTTTCGAAATAA